In the Sus scrofa isolate TJ Tabasco breed Duroc chromosome 6, Sscrofa11.1, whole genome shotgun sequence genome, one interval contains:
- the KPTN gene encoding kaptin isoform X1, producing the protein MGEVAVAAGPCPLREDSFTRFSSQSNVYGLAGGAGGRGELLAATLKGKVLGFRYQDLRQKIRPVAKELQFNYIPVDAEIVSIDTFNKSPPKRGLVVGITFIKDSGDKGSPFLNIYCDYEPGSEYNLDSIAQSCLNLELQFTPFQLCHAEVQIGGQLETVFLLSGNDLAIHLYKENEGLHQFEEQPVENLFPELTNLTSSVLWLDVHNLPGTSRRLSALGCQSGYVRVAHVDRQSRVVLQTWTILQDGPISRVTVFSLSAPAGAEDRPEREEYSVLVASMLEPAVVYRDLLSRGLEDQLLLPGSDQFDSVLCGLVTDIDLDGRPEVLVATYGQELLCYKYCGPERGLPGARGGFRLLWQRSFSSPLLAMAHVDLTGDGLRELAVVSLKGVHILQHSLIQASELVLTRLRHQVEQRRRQPPRPGDRVGARPAETPAS; encoded by the exons ATGGGGGAGGTGGCTGTGGCCGCGGGGCCTTGTCCGCTGCGCGAGGACAGCTTCACGCGCTTCTCGTCGCAGAGCAATGTATACGGGCTGGCGGGCGGCGCGGGCGGGCGCGGGGAGCTGCTGGCCGCCACCCTTAAAGGCAAGGTGCTGGGCTTCCGCTACCAAGACCTCCGACAGAAAATCCGGCCCGTGGCCAAGGAGCTGCAGTTCAATTACATTCCCG tggatgCAGAGATTGTCTCCATCGACACCTTCAACAAATCGCCCCCAAAGCGAGGCCTGGTTGTGGGGATCACGTTCATCAAG GATTCCGGGGACAAGGGCAGCCCTTTTCTGAACATTTACTGTGACTATGAGCCTGGCTCTGAGTACAACCTTGACTCCATTGCCC AGAGCTGCCTGAACCTGGAGCTCCAGTTCACTCCTTTCCAGCTGTGCCATGCAGA GGTCCAGATTGGGGGTCAGCTGGAGACCGTGTTTCTCCTGAGTGGGAATGACCTGGCCATTCATCTCTACAAAGAG AACGAGGGGCTGCACCAGTTTGAAGAACAGCCTGTGGAAAACCTCTTCCCAGAGCTCACGAACCTGACCAGTAG CGTCCTCTGGCTTGACGTGCACAACCTGCCCGGCACGTCCCGGCGACTCTCAGCACTCGGCTGTCAGAGCGGCTACGTCCGTGTCGCCCACGTGGACCGGCAGAGTCGAG TGGTGCTGCAGACGTGGACCATCCTACAGGACGGCCCCATCTCCCGCGTGACCGTGTTCAGCCTCTCAGCGCCCGCAG GGGCCGAGGACAGACCCGAGCGGGAGGAGTACAGCGTGCTGGTGGCCAGCATGCTGGAGCCAGCGGTGGTGTACCG GGACCTGCTGAGCCGGGGCCTCGAGGACCAGCTCCTCCTTCCTGGCAGCGACCAGTTTGACAGCGTCCTCTGCGGCCTGGTCACCGACATCGATTTGGACGGGCGGCCGGAAGTCCTGGTGGCCACCTACGGACAG GAGCTGCTGTGTTACAAGTACTGCGGCCCGGAGCGCGGGCTCCCCGGGGCCAGGGGCGGCTTCCGCCTGCTCTGGCAGCGGAGCTTCTCCAGCCCCCTACTGGCCATGGCGCATGTGGACCTGACTGGGGACGGACTGCGCGAGCTGGCCGTGGTCTCCCTGAAGGGCGTGCACATCCTGCAG CACAGCCTGATCCAGGCCTCAGAACTGGTCCTGACCCGGCTTCGGCATCAGGTGGAGCAGAGGCGACGTCAGCCACCGAGGCCGGGGGACAGGGTGGGTGCCAGGCCTGCCGAGACCCCTGCCTCCTGA
- the KPTN gene encoding kaptin isoform X2 has product MRSVDAEIVSIDTFNKSPPKRGLVVGITFIKDSGDKGSPFLNIYCDYEPGSEYNLDSIAQSCLNLELQFTPFQLCHAEVQIGGQLETVFLLSGNDLAIHLYKENEGLHQFEEQPVENLFPELTNLTSSVLWLDVHNLPGTSRRLSALGCQSGYVRVAHVDRQSRVVLQTWTILQDGPISRVTVFSLSAPAGAEDRPEREEYSVLVASMLEPAVVYRDLLSRGLEDQLLLPGSDQFDSVLCGLVTDIDLDGRPEVLVATYGQELLCYKYCGPERGLPGARGGFRLLWQRSFSSPLLAMAHVDLTGDGLRELAVVSLKGVHILQHSLIQASELVLTRLRHQVEQRRRQPPRPGDRVGARPAETPAS; this is encoded by the exons ATGAGATCAG tggatgCAGAGATTGTCTCCATCGACACCTTCAACAAATCGCCCCCAAAGCGAGGCCTGGTTGTGGGGATCACGTTCATCAAG GATTCCGGGGACAAGGGCAGCCCTTTTCTGAACATTTACTGTGACTATGAGCCTGGCTCTGAGTACAACCTTGACTCCATTGCCC AGAGCTGCCTGAACCTGGAGCTCCAGTTCACTCCTTTCCAGCTGTGCCATGCAGA GGTCCAGATTGGGGGTCAGCTGGAGACCGTGTTTCTCCTGAGTGGGAATGACCTGGCCATTCATCTCTACAAAGAG AACGAGGGGCTGCACCAGTTTGAAGAACAGCCTGTGGAAAACCTCTTCCCAGAGCTCACGAACCTGACCAGTAG CGTCCTCTGGCTTGACGTGCACAACCTGCCCGGCACGTCCCGGCGACTCTCAGCACTCGGCTGTCAGAGCGGCTACGTCCGTGTCGCCCACGTGGACCGGCAGAGTCGAG TGGTGCTGCAGACGTGGACCATCCTACAGGACGGCCCCATCTCCCGCGTGACCGTGTTCAGCCTCTCAGCGCCCGCAG GGGCCGAGGACAGACCCGAGCGGGAGGAGTACAGCGTGCTGGTGGCCAGCATGCTGGAGCCAGCGGTGGTGTACCG GGACCTGCTGAGCCGGGGCCTCGAGGACCAGCTCCTCCTTCCTGGCAGCGACCAGTTTGACAGCGTCCTCTGCGGCCTGGTCACCGACATCGATTTGGACGGGCGGCCGGAAGTCCTGGTGGCCACCTACGGACAG GAGCTGCTGTGTTACAAGTACTGCGGCCCGGAGCGCGGGCTCCCCGGGGCCAGGGGCGGCTTCCGCCTGCTCTGGCAGCGGAGCTTCTCCAGCCCCCTACTGGCCATGGCGCATGTGGACCTGACTGGGGACGGACTGCGCGAGCTGGCCGTGGTCTCCCTGAAGGGCGTGCACATCCTGCAG CACAGCCTGATCCAGGCCTCAGAACTGGTCCTGACCCGGCTTCGGCATCAGGTGGAGCAGAGGCGACGTCAGCCACCGAGGCCGGGGGACAGGGTGGGTGCCAGGCCTGCCGAGACCCCTGCCTCCTGA